In Oceanobacillus sp. FSL K6-2867, one DNA window encodes the following:
- a CDS encoding SLC13 family permease produces MKQDFVLVWNRMWQQHKKTKDALNVFAYTKKDSQALKKESGDYKQLNQKEAKPHKANEKKPYSKGQQVGLILGPMLFVLTLIFFYPEGLSTEGRFVLASTLWIATWWITEAIPIPVTSLMPLILLPLTGSMEGSEVASAYGNDIIFLFLGGFFIATAMEKWDLHRRIALFIIAVIGTSTQRILLGFMSATAFLSMWVSNTAAVMMMIPMALAITAQVAATLKGQKDGSDLPKFEKSMLFGVGYAGTIGGFATLIGTPPTIILAGQVRELFGIEISFASWMLFAAPLMIIVLLSTWYYLAKIAFKINLKHIPGGKELIQDERKKLGQISYEEGVVSAVFVFAAFMWISKDFFWSGEGALIYQLPGISDGMIAMMATILLFLIPAKASPRVLEWADSKDIPWGVLLLFGGGLAIAAGFQSSGLSGWLGEQLTILDGLHIFFIIAGATILIMMLTEITSNTATATMIMPILGALAVAIDVHPIALMAPCAIAANCAFMLPVGTPPNAIIFGTGKLKIIEMVKTGFSLNVFSTLLIVLFAYYMLPLVFGIDLTSFPEGLLK; encoded by the coding sequence ATGAAGCAAGACTTTGTCCTTGTTTGGAACAGAATGTGGCAGCAGCATAAGAAAACAAAAGATGCGCTTAATGTGTTTGCTTATACTAAAAAAGACAGCCAAGCCTTAAAAAAGGAGTCAGGTGATTATAAACAACTGAATCAAAAAGAGGCTAAACCGCATAAAGCAAATGAGAAAAAACCTTACTCAAAAGGTCAACAGGTCGGATTAATATTAGGACCAATGTTGTTTGTGCTAACACTAATTTTCTTCTATCCAGAAGGTCTATCAACAGAAGGAAGGTTTGTATTAGCTTCTACTTTATGGATTGCTACTTGGTGGATTACTGAAGCAATTCCGATTCCGGTGACGTCCTTAATGCCCCTTATTTTATTGCCACTGACAGGTAGTATGGAAGGTTCTGAGGTTGCTTCTGCTTACGGAAATGACATTATTTTCTTATTTTTAGGTGGTTTCTTTATTGCAACAGCCATGGAAAAATGGGATTTACATAGAAGAATCGCCCTGTTTATCATTGCTGTTATCGGAACGAGTACACAACGGATTTTACTCGGATTCATGTCTGCTACTGCCTTTTTATCGATGTGGGTTTCTAATACAGCGGCGGTAATGATGATGATTCCAATGGCTCTTGCAATAACTGCACAAGTAGCTGCTACACTCAAAGGTCAAAAAGATGGATCAGATTTGCCGAAATTTGAAAAGTCAATGCTCTTTGGAGTTGGTTATGCTGGGACGATTGGCGGCTTTGCGACCTTAATCGGGACACCTCCAACTATAATACTTGCCGGACAGGTGAGAGAACTCTTTGGTATCGAAATTTCCTTTGCATCATGGATGTTGTTTGCAGCACCACTCATGATTATAGTCCTGCTTAGTACTTGGTATTATTTAGCGAAAATTGCTTTTAAGATTAATCTTAAACACATACCGGGCGGAAAAGAACTAATCCAAGATGAGAGAAAGAAGCTTGGACAAATTTCCTATGAAGAAGGCGTTGTTTCAGCTGTCTTTGTTTTTGCCGCTTTTATGTGGATTTCAAAAGATTTTTTCTGGAGTGGAGAAGGTGCACTGATTTACCAATTGCCAGGAATTTCAGATGGGATGATTGCTATGATGGCAACTATTCTATTATTCTTAATCCCTGCGAAAGCGAGTCCGCGTGTACTCGAGTGGGCTGATTCGAAAGACATTCCTTGGGGTGTGTTGCTATTATTTGGTGGGGGGCTTGCAATTGCAGCAGGTTTCCAATCAAGTGGCTTATCCGGCTGGTTAGGGGAACAGCTTACAATACTTGATGGTCTCCATATCTTTTTCATTATTGCTGGTGCAACTATCTTAATTATGATGTTAACCGAAATTACATCTAATACTGCAACAGCCACTATGATCATGCCAATTTTAGGTGCTTTAGCTGTGGCAATTGATGTTCACCCGATTGCTTTAATGGCACCTTGTGCGATTGCGGCGAACTGTGCATTTATGCTGCCTGTTGGAACGCCTCCAAATGCGATTATATTTGGTACAGGGAAATTGAAAATCATTGAAATGGTAAAAACCGGATTCTCCTTAAATGTGTTTTCAACGTTGCTCATCGTTTTATTTGCATATTACATGTTACCACTTGTGTTTGGCATTGATTTGACATCCTTCCCAGAAGGATTATTAAAATAA
- a CDS encoding LLM class flavin-dependent oxidoreductase → MTAKRIFLNAFDMNTPGHQSPGLWAHPDDQSHRYKDSEYWTNLAKTLEKGRFDAVFIADVLGTYDVYGNSRDAAVKNGVQSPVNDPFLIVPYMAAVTKHLGFGITASVTHEHPYTFARKISTLDHLTNGRIGWNIVTSYLKSAAINMGLEDQINHDERYNIADEYLEVCYKLWEESWEDDAVKLDKENRIYTDPNKVHNINHTGKYFKVPGAHLCEPSPQRTPVLYQAGASKKGSAFAANNAELVFIGAPTIETAKATVDKLRKDIEQAGRSKDEVKILTMFVPIVGKTEAEAKEKYNDYQQYISAEGALALFGGWTGVDLSTYEKDQKISYIENDSIRSALENFTRIHPDRPSTVEDVIQSIGIGGMGATAIGTPEQVADEMERWINEAGVDGFNIAYALTPGSFIDFVDLVVPVLQERGLVQTKYKGTTLRDNLFRKGDRLLNSHRGRQNHLLTNQ, encoded by the coding sequence ATGACTGCTAAACGTATTTTTTTAAACGCCTTTGATATGAATACTCCTGGACATCAATCACCAGGATTATGGGCACACCCTGATGATCAATCCCATCGTTACAAGGATAGTGAGTATTGGACTAATCTTGCAAAAACATTAGAAAAAGGACGATTCGACGCGGTATTTATCGCAGACGTCCTAGGAACGTATGATGTATATGGCAATTCCCGTGATGCTGCAGTAAAAAATGGGGTCCAATCTCCAGTTAATGATCCATTTTTAATCGTTCCTTATATGGCAGCAGTTACAAAGCATCTTGGTTTTGGAATAACTGCCTCTGTTACACATGAGCACCCATATACGTTTGCACGTAAAATCAGTACATTGGACCATCTAACAAATGGACGTATCGGCTGGAATATTGTTACCTCTTACCTAAAAAGCGCTGCCATTAATATGGGATTGGAAGATCAGATTAATCATGATGAACGCTATAACATTGCTGATGAATATTTGGAAGTGTGTTATAAGCTTTGGGAAGAAAGCTGGGAAGATGATGCGGTAAAACTTGATAAAGAAAACCGTATTTATACAGACCCAAATAAAGTTCATAATATTAATCATACTGGGAAATATTTCAAAGTCCCTGGTGCACACCTATGTGAGCCTTCCCCACAGCGCACCCCTGTTCTTTACCAAGCTGGTGCATCCAAAAAAGGGAGCGCATTTGCTGCAAACAATGCAGAGCTTGTTTTCATTGGTGCTCCAACGATTGAAACAGCAAAAGCAACCGTAGATAAATTGCGCAAAGATATCGAGCAGGCAGGAAGGTCAAAAGATGAAGTTAAAATTCTGACAATGTTTGTACCAATTGTTGGAAAAACGGAGGCAGAGGCTAAAGAAAAATACAATGACTATCAACAATATATAAGTGCAGAAGGTGCATTAGCGCTATTCGGCGGGTGGACTGGTGTCGATTTATCCACATATGAAAAAGACCAGAAAATCAGTTATATTGAAAATGATTCGATTCGCTCGGCTCTGGAAAATTTCACAAGAATTCATCCTGATCGACCTTCCACAGTAGAAGATGTTATCCAGAGCATCGGCATCGGTGGGATGGGTGCAACTGCAATCGGCACCCCTGAACAGGTTGCTGATGAGATGGAGCGCTGGATAAACGAAGCCGGTGTAGACGGATTTAACATTGCTTATGCACTTACTCCAGGGTCATTTATAGATTTTGTCGATCTTGTTGTACCAGTTTTACAGGAAAGAGGGCTCGTCCAAACTAAATATAAAGGAACTACCTTAAGAGATAATTTATTTCGAAAAGGCGACAGGCTGCTGAACTCACATCGAGGAAGACAAAACCATTTGCTTACAAACCAGTAA
- the ssuE gene encoding NADPH-dependent FMN reductase: MSEIIVLSGSPSEFSRSEQVLKYLGALLESEQFSVTHISVKDVPYEDLFQGNFNSSSVKEIAAKIQNAKGLIVGSPVYKGAYSGVLKALIDILPQDILKHKPVLPLMTGGSPSHLLAVEYTLKPVLATLKAHNLKGLYLLDRQIDKQKSLPIIDDDILQRTKKQLYYFIQLINNSAAREAVTY; the protein is encoded by the coding sequence ATGAGTGAAATTATTGTCCTGTCTGGTAGTCCATCTGAATTTTCGAGGTCTGAACAGGTGCTCAAATATTTAGGTGCTTTATTAGAAAGCGAGCAATTTTCAGTAACCCACATTTCCGTAAAAGACGTACCATATGAAGATTTATTTCAAGGGAATTTCAATAGTTCATCTGTTAAAGAAATTGCAGCCAAAATCCAGAATGCCAAAGGACTTATCGTTGGATCTCCAGTGTATAAAGGTGCGTATTCCGGTGTGCTGAAAGCGTTAATTGACATACTGCCGCAGGACATTCTGAAGCATAAGCCAGTACTTCCGCTTATGACAGGCGGAAGTCCTTCCCATTTACTCGCTGTAGAATATACCTTAAAGCCAGTTCTCGCTACACTAAAAGCGCATAATTTAAAAGGTCTTTACCTGCTGGACAGACAAATTGATAAGCAGAAATCTCTTCCAATAATTGATGATGATATTTTGCAACGAACAAAGAAGCAGCTTTATTACTTTATCCAGCTTATAAATAATTCAGCTGCAAGAGAAGCTGTCACGTACTAG
- a CDS encoding LLM class flavin-dependent oxidoreductase encodes MKYGFWLPIFGGWLRNVEDENMPPTYGYAKEVIQHAEKLGYDTTLIAELYLNDIKGIEADSIEAWTTAAALAAVTDKIEIMTAVRPVFHNPAVTAKMAANIDRISNGRFTLNVVSGWWEEEAKQYGGEFTEHNDRYNRTSEFLEVLKGLWTTEDTFSYDGKFYNIANTNLSPKPIQRPNPILYAGGESEKGKQVITSYCDAYVMHGGTVEEVKTKIEDMKERRKKAEKEALQSFSMAAYVICRDTEEEAQEELKRITTVKDAAGYAGMKDFTAKSELEQQLKLQDYSVSNRGLRPNLVGTPEQIAKRILAYEEAGVDQLLLQCSPQLEELERFANQVMPKVEEIRKSLTSI; translated from the coding sequence ATGAAATATGGATTTTGGTTACCGATTTTTGGCGGATGGCTAAGAAATGTAGAAGATGAAAACATGCCACCGACATATGGTTATGCCAAGGAAGTCATTCAGCATGCTGAAAAGTTAGGCTATGATACAACATTAATTGCTGAACTATATTTGAATGATATTAAAGGGATTGAAGCTGATTCAATTGAAGCATGGACGACAGCGGCCGCACTAGCAGCAGTTACCGATAAAATTGAAATTATGACCGCGGTCCGTCCAGTATTTCATAACCCGGCAGTAACGGCAAAAATGGCTGCAAACATTGACCGTATCAGCAATGGCCGTTTCACTTTAAATGTTGTCTCTGGCTGGTGGGAGGAAGAGGCAAAGCAATATGGCGGAGAATTTACAGAACATAATGATCGCTATAATCGTACAAGTGAGTTTTTAGAGGTTTTAAAAGGACTATGGACAACAGAAGACACATTTTCTTATGATGGAAAGTTTTATAACATTGCAAATACGAATTTATCACCAAAGCCAATTCAGCGGCCGAATCCTATTTTATATGCTGGTGGTGAGAGTGAAAAAGGAAAGCAGGTTATTACTTCCTATTGTGATGCATATGTGATGCATGGCGGTACAGTGGAAGAAGTTAAGACTAAAATTGAAGATATGAAGGAACGCAGAAAGAAGGCTGAAAAAGAAGCATTGCAATCATTTAGTATGGCTGCCTATGTCATTTGCAGAGATACGGAGGAAGAGGCACAGGAAGAATTAAAACGCATTACGACAGTTAAAGATGCAGCTGGTTATGCAGGAATGAAGGATTTTACTGCGAAGTCAGAGCTTGAACAACAGCTGAAATTGCAAGATTATTCAGTGTCAAACCGAGGCTTGCGACCAAACCTTGTTGGAACACCGGAACAAATTGCCAAGCGAATTTTAGCTTATGAAGAGGCTGGAGTAGATCAACTATTATTACAATGCTCGCCACAGCTTGAAGAGCTGGAGCGCTTTGCAAATCAAGTGATGCCAAAGGTTGAGGAAATACGAAAATCATTAACGAGTATTTAA
- a CDS encoding alpha-L-glutamate ligase, whose translation MSKIYVIHENNEWTEHLLKRLEELNLPFEDWLLDSGKIDLSTAPPEGIFYNRMSASSHTRGNRFAPELTNAVLAWLEHHGRTVINGSRALQLEVSKVLQYLELEKYGVKTPKTIAAVGRENILQAAQAFEGKKFITKHNRAGKGLGVQLFNSISALEKYVDGDTFEEPVDGVTLLQEYIESPESYITRCEFVNGKFLYAVRVDTSEGFELCPADACAIDDLFCPVGEESEQPAKFQVREGFDHPVLKKYERVLAANNIRVAGIEFIEDKDGNIYTYDINTNTNYNSDAEAKSGKYGMLEVAKFLGEELEKLGEPVRS comes from the coding sequence ATGAGTAAAATATATGTCATCCATGAAAATAATGAGTGGACTGAACATCTGCTGAAACGATTAGAAGAGCTTAATTTGCCTTTTGAAGATTGGTTGCTTGATAGCGGTAAGATTGATTTGAGCACAGCACCTCCAGAAGGGATTTTTTACAATCGAATGAGTGCTTCGTCACACACACGTGGAAATCGGTTTGCACCAGAATTAACGAATGCTGTTCTTGCATGGTTAGAGCATCATGGAAGAACAGTAATCAATGGAAGCCGTGCATTGCAGCTTGAAGTAAGCAAGGTTTTGCAATACCTTGAGCTTGAAAAGTATGGAGTTAAGACACCGAAAACAATTGCTGCTGTTGGAAGAGAGAATATTTTACAAGCAGCACAGGCATTTGAAGGGAAGAAATTTATAACGAAGCATAATCGTGCTGGAAAAGGACTGGGTGTTCAATTATTTAATTCTATAAGCGCACTGGAAAAATATGTGGATGGAGATACGTTTGAAGAGCCTGTTGATGGTGTTACATTACTTCAGGAGTATATCGAATCTCCTGAGTCCTATATTACACGATGTGAGTTTGTTAATGGGAAATTCCTTTATGCTGTGCGTGTGGATACATCGGAGGGCTTTGAATTATGTCCTGCAGATGCGTGTGCAATCGACGATCTTTTTTGTCCGGTTGGTGAGGAAAGTGAACAGCCGGCTAAATTTCAAGTTCGCGAAGGCTTTGATCATCCGGTACTAAAAAAATATGAACGTGTACTGGCAGCAAATAATATTCGTGTTGCAGGAATCGAATTTATTGAGGATAAGGATGGAAATATTTATACGTACGATATTAACACGAATACGAACTACAATAGTGATGCTGAAGCGAAAAGCGGCAAATACGGCATGCTGGAAGTAGCGAAGTTTTTAGGTGAAGAATTGGAGAAATTGGGAGAACCTGTCCGTAGTTAA
- a CDS encoding O-acetylhomoserine aminocarboxypropyltransferase/cysteine synthase family protein: MSNESYDHLKFNTIAQHGGQSIDTHSKARAVPIYQTTSYGFENIDHAASLFQMQEEGYIYSRNANPTNRVLEKRMAELEGGADAFAVSSGQSAITIALLTLAKIGDEIITTNALYGGTYTLFAETFKRFGVTVRFVDGRNLSEVTKAINEKTKAIYTETIGNPGLQIADIKAVSKVAHDHGLPLIVDSTFTTPYLQQPIAFGADIVVHSTTKFIGGHGTSIGGIIVDAGKFDWANGRFPEFTIPVPALNHRSYLELNTESAFIAKARFDLGQNLGMSLSPFNGWLFIQGLESLPLRMKQHVENAKQIAGFLDEHELVTWVNYPGLVGNEQYELANTYLPRGAGSIFTFGVKGGLEAAKTFIQSVKLLSHVANVGDSKSLVIHPASTTHSRLSSDEQRITGVTPEQIRISVGLEDVQDIKADIHQALVASREAKLTEQS, from the coding sequence ATGTCAAATGAGTCATATGATCATCTTAAATTTAATACAATTGCCCAGCATGGAGGACAGTCGATTGATACACATTCAAAAGCAAGAGCAGTACCAATTTACCAAACAACATCCTATGGGTTTGAAAATATAGATCATGCTGCATCTCTTTTTCAAATGCAAGAGGAAGGATATATCTACTCGCGTAACGCCAATCCAACAAATCGTGTTTTAGAAAAGCGGATGGCAGAGCTAGAGGGAGGTGCAGATGCATTCGCCGTTTCATCTGGGCAATCTGCTATAACGATCGCGTTATTGACTCTGGCAAAGATAGGTGATGAAATCATTACGACAAATGCGTTGTACGGCGGAACGTATACACTATTTGCCGAGACATTTAAGCGCTTTGGTGTAACTGTTCGATTCGTAGATGGAAGAAATTTATCAGAAGTAACCAAGGCAATTAATGAAAAAACGAAGGCGATTTACACAGAAACAATCGGAAATCCTGGATTACAAATTGCTGATATTAAAGCTGTAAGCAAAGTGGCTCATGACCATGGATTACCATTAATAGTTGATTCTACCTTTACGACTCCATATCTTCAACAACCAATAGCATTTGGTGCAGATATTGTTGTTCATTCAACAACGAAATTTATTGGTGGTCATGGGACATCGATTGGTGGAATTATTGTAGACGCTGGAAAGTTTGACTGGGCTAATGGACGTTTTCCAGAATTCACAATACCTGTACCAGCTCTAAATCATCGGTCTTACCTTGAATTAAATACTGAAAGTGCATTTATTGCGAAAGCAAGATTTGATCTTGGGCAAAATTTAGGTATGAGTTTATCGCCATTTAATGGTTGGCTATTTATTCAAGGACTTGAATCACTACCACTCCGAATGAAACAGCATGTCGAAAATGCAAAGCAGATTGCTGGTTTCTTAGATGAGCATGAATTAGTAACATGGGTAAACTATCCAGGTTTAGTAGGGAATGAGCAGTATGAACTGGCTAATACTTATCTGCCAAGGGGAGCAGGATCAATCTTTACGTTTGGGGTGAAAGGTGGACTGGAAGCGGCAAAAACATTTATTCAATCGGTTAAGCTTCTATCTCATGTTGCAAATGTTGGGGATTCTAAATCGCTTGTTATCCATCCTGCAAGTACGACTCATTCTAGATTATCTTCAGATGAACAACGTATTACTGGGGTTACGCCAGAGCAAATTCGAATCTCTGTAGGATTGGAAGACGTTCAGGATATCAAAGCTGATATTCATCAGGCTTTGGTTGCTAGTAGAGAGGCTAAATTAACAGAGCAAAGCTAA
- the fetB gene encoding iron export ABC transporter permease subunit FetB translates to MSYLTLSLALIFVFIPILLSKTLKLGLEKDTVIAVIRSTIQLLAVGYVLQFVFNSKSMIFIILMIMLMVFAATHNARKKGVTIKGITWKLVATYVFIEILILSILLGFHIIPPTAQYIIPVSGMMIGNSMVLSILFLNRFTNEIETHQDKAELILSLGGTPKQAIHKQLITSIQASTIPTIESQKTIGLVQLPGMMSGQIIAGADPVQAVQFQLLILFLLLTTAIVTSAMLGFLSYPSLFNNRMQLLKIDKKN, encoded by the coding sequence ATGAGCTATTTGACATTATCACTGGCCCTTATTTTCGTCTTCATACCTATTTTATTATCAAAAACGCTTAAGCTAGGATTAGAAAAGGATACCGTTATTGCAGTTATTCGCTCAACGATTCAATTGTTGGCAGTGGGATATGTTTTGCAATTCGTATTTAACTCAAAAAGTATGATTTTCATTATACTTATGATTATGTTAATGGTTTTTGCTGCTACACATAATGCAAGAAAAAAAGGTGTAACAATAAAAGGAATTACATGGAAGCTCGTTGCAACATATGTTTTTATCGAAATATTAATATTAAGTATTTTACTTGGCTTTCATATTATACCTCCAACAGCTCAATATATTATCCCTGTTAGTGGCATGATGATTGGAAATTCAATGGTGCTTTCCATTTTGTTTCTTAATCGATTTACGAATGAAATTGAAACACATCAAGATAAAGCAGAGTTAATACTATCCCTTGGCGGAACACCGAAACAAGCCATTCATAAACAACTCATTACTTCCATTCAAGCTAGTACCATACCGACCATTGAAAGCCAGAAAACAATTGGACTTGTTCAGCTCCCTGGAATGATGAGTGGACAAATTATTGCTGGCGCAGATCCTGTACAAGCAGTGCAATTTCAATTGCTTATTCTTTTTCTGCTTTTAACTACAGCCATTGTAACAAGTGCTATGCTTGGATTTTTATCCTACCCAAGTTTGTTTAACAATCGGATGCAGTTGTTAAAGATTGATAAGAAGAATTAA
- a CDS encoding phosphate ABC transporter ATP-binding protein: MTVGNNAVIQLNQVNYSDRDVHILKDITGSFPEGKITTLVGPSGAGKTTLFRLCNGLISPQSGEIYIKNKLITDYEPTTLRRNIGLALQSATMINGTVFSNLSLPLTLQDKQLNEETAKELLRDVQLSEEFLHRNVKDLSGGQRQKVSIARTLVNRPKVLLLDEITSSLDRVSQQDIEELIVKINKKYHTTIIWITHNLQQALSVGEYTWVMMNGEVIETGESSFLYNPNDERVKQFVKGITE, translated from the coding sequence ATGACAGTAGGCAATAATGCAGTGATTCAGTTAAACCAAGTGAATTATTCTGATAGAGACGTACATATCTTAAAGGATATTACCGGCTCCTTTCCTGAAGGGAAAATAACAACATTGGTTGGACCCTCCGGTGCTGGAAAGACAACATTATTTAGATTATGCAATGGTCTTATTTCTCCTCAATCCGGAGAAATTTATATTAAGAATAAACTGATTACAGATTATGAACCAACCACATTACGTCGCAATATCGGATTAGCATTACAAAGTGCCACCATGATAAATGGGACAGTTTTTTCAAACCTATCCTTACCCTTAACATTACAAGATAAACAATTAAACGAGGAAACAGCAAAGGAATTATTGCGTGATGTTCAATTAAGCGAGGAATTTTTGCATCGAAATGTCAAAGATTTATCTGGTGGACAGCGGCAAAAAGTTTCCATAGCCAGGACACTTGTCAATCGACCAAAGGTTTTATTGCTTGATGAAATTACTTCTTCACTAGACCGTGTCTCCCAACAGGATATCGAGGAACTGATTGTAAAAATAAACAAAAAATATCATACAACAATTATATGGATTACACATAATTTACAGCAGGCTTTATCAGTTGGAGAATATACCTGGGTGATGATGAATGGAGAAGTTATTGAAACTGGAGAAAGCAGCTTTTTGTATAACCCTAATGATGAAAGAGTAAAACAATTTGTAAAGGGGATTACTGAATGA